The following coding sequences are from one Paenibacillus sp. JDR-2 window:
- a CDS encoding SDR family oxidoreductase, whose product MARLKGKIAIVTGVTRPGGIGAAICRTFAAEGADLFFTHLYDYDKNIYPNDANESWPDLFAGELRQSGRKVGNMELDLALPGSGLLLLEEVRKTVGIPTILVNNATYSVDADFRQLTEALIDAHCAVNIRGTFMLTAEFARMLEAEQSTLCKLGGRIINLTSGQGKGPMPGNLAYAATKGTISVFTESLAAELAPLRITVNAVDPGPTDTGWMSEELKEGLLPQFPMGRIGLPEDAARLITFLASDDSEWITGQIIHSRGGF is encoded by the coding sequence ATGGCCAGATTAAAAGGAAAAATCGCCATCGTTACGGGAGTGACCCGCCCCGGTGGAATTGGAGCCGCCATTTGCCGGACATTTGCCGCCGAAGGGGCCGATCTGTTCTTTACGCATCTGTATGACTACGATAAAAATATATATCCGAATGACGCCAATGAAAGCTGGCCTGATCTTTTCGCCGGGGAGCTTCGTCAATCAGGTCGAAAAGTAGGAAATATGGAGTTGGATCTTGCTTTGCCGGGTTCGGGCTTGTTGCTATTGGAAGAAGTGCGGAAGACCGTTGGTATTCCGACCATTCTCGTGAATAACGCGACTTACAGCGTGGATGCCGATTTCCGGCAGTTGACCGAAGCTCTGATTGACGCGCATTGCGCGGTAAATATCAGGGGTACATTTATGTTAACTGCGGAATTCGCTCGCATGCTTGAGGCAGAGCAATCCACCCTTTGCAAATTAGGCGGACGAATCATCAACCTTACCTCCGGCCAGGGGAAAGGCCCTATGCCCGGGAATCTTGCATATGCAGCAACAAAAGGCACTATTTCCGTCTTTACCGAATCGCTGGCCGCAGAGCTGGCTCCGCTTCGCATAACGGTAAACGCCGTTGATCCCGGTCCTACCGATACGGGCTGGATGTCCGAAGAGTTGAAAGAGGGTCTGTTGCCGCAGTTCCCGATGGGCCGGATTGGACTTCCGGAAGATGCAGCGCGTCTGATCACGTTTCTAGCAAGCGATGATTCAGAATGGATAACCGGTCAAATTATTCATTCCAGAGGCGGGTTTTAA